TTACGTGACCCAAGCGAGACTAGATACTTATTTCCCTTCCTGTATATGGGCATTTTTGTCCTCAGATTCGAACAAGTTTTCGATGAATTTGCGCCCGGTGTCAGTGAACACCAGTTGCTTCTTACGCCAATCGTTCGGGTCTTCCTTAGCGACCAGGAAGCCCAATCCAGCGTCCGTGCGCCTACCACGCCCGTAGCTCGCAGCGTAGCGGGATGCGACAGCTACACCTACCCCAACCAGGTCGGCCATTTCCGAGATACCTACAGGCTCCTTTTGCTGGGCAAGAGTGAGCAGGTAGATGACTTGCCGGATGGGCATTTTGGGGTCCAGGTCGTGGAACTTCTCAAGTGCCGTGACCAGGCTTGTGATCTGTGCGCTGTCCATGTTTCTTAACTACCACCTTGTTGAAAACCAAGTGAAGGCCTAAGAGCCAGATATGATTCTCACAGATGGAAAAGTAATAGTCAAGGAATATTCCCGAACGCGAATATGTTTCGAGGAAGAATTCCCATCCGAACAATGTCAAAAACACGCCTTTGGATCCTTTTGATGAGCCAGTGGCGGATAATTGTCACAAATGGAAAGGTATTGTTCAAGCGACATTTGCCACGCTAACGAATTCTCTTTCAAGAGACCTTATCACGGTCAAAATCGAAAAATCCGAGGAGTCTACGCCTGACGCAGCTCACGCGAAACAGCTGTACTGTAAATTCATACAGCCCGCAGCTAAGGAGAAAAATTCTTCCGGAGACTACCTCGGTTGCTACACGGACGATTTGGGGAGATCGGAGCAAATCAGGGAACGAATCCGTCCTGATAGCGGAACGCCACAGAAGCTTCGAATACCGTAGCCCGATCAGGACGGGGTTGTATAAAGAAAGCTTCATCTCCTGCCATCTCCTGCTGCTCCATGAGGCTGGCGCGACGGAGCGTAGGGATCGACTCAAGCCCCGGGCCCGGTGGTCCGACATCCCTGAAGCAACCGGACTAACGCCCTCCCCTAGTCCACAGAGGCAGCCTTCATGGCTGAGGAAAAATCTAGAGCAATACATCAAAATAATACGCATATAGATTCAGGGAAAAATTATTCTGAATTACCTTGCATGCCCCCATTAGCCTGACTATTAATTACCTCTGGAGAATGGGGGGATGGCACAATGCAACCAAGATTCGTTATCGTTCCAGCAATACCTTTGGAGAATGAGTCTTTTCAGATTGGCAATCGTTTTTATGCCGCCACGAGCTCTGCCGGATTCGACATTTACGACAATCAGGAAAAAACAAGATTAAAGCGCGGCTTTTCTAGCAGGACATTAGCTATCGCAGAGTGCGAAAAGCTGATTAATGACTCGCGCAACCCGTCCGAGTTATTCCCGGTACTGCGGACAGAATGTTGTGAGCGAGAAAAGTAAGCGCCATGACAACATCCACTGATAAGACCGAAAAATATTACGGCGCTATTGCAATTGCCGCTGCCCTTTTATTCATTTGCATCGCTTATGAATTTTCGGAGGCGCAAATAATATGGGCAATTTTACGCCACTCCTAGAATTACTGTTTATTATAATAGGGTCTTTGGTGGGTGTAACTCTGGCTACAGTTTTTCTCCAATGGATCGTCTAGCTCCTGTTGAGGAGTCTCGCTGACCCAGCGATCAGAACCCACAAGCCGTCCATCCACCTGCATTCACTGGAGATGTCCACATGGCTAGCAAGCCGGCTGCTGCTCACCAAGCAAAGCGATACACCCAGGATGACCGTCGAGTAATTATACTGGAATATTTCAATTCCGGGCTATCGCTAACCAAGTTTTGCAAAGTAAAAGGGCGACCCTCTTATCAGACAATGAAGTTATGGCTCTGCATCTCGCCAGATTTTGATGAAGGCAACATGCACTCTCCCTTTAACTCTAAAAGGCCCCTAAGCGAGAGTATGGATACCCAAAGCGAGCATCAGACTATCCAGACAATAGCGGGCAGACTTGCTCTCTTGCACATTCAACTAGCTGCCATCCAAGAAGAGATCGACTCTCTGAACCAAAAATCTCATCTACAGCTATTTGACATACAGCAGCTCGAACGACTACGCGCCACAACAAAAGCTAGCCAGAAGAAATTAAATAGCTGAAAAGTGTAAACCAGACGAAACAAAAAAACCTATACAGTCGCAAAAATTTGTACAACTCTACACCCATTAGTCGGCTTCTTTCCAAGCAGCCCAAAAAAACGTTACCCAAGTGACCTACTGCGCTATTGTGGATCGAACCACAAGACTAAGTCGTAGGGGACTGAAAATGCGCGTTCGAGGCGAAGTATTTTGGGATTGGGCTGATCCTACGCTACACCACCGAACCCATGACGAGGCGTTGGGCAACGGTACGACGATTGATGTCCAGGTGAGGTTGTCACGAACGGGCAGCACACAAATGTTTATTGGTGTGTATGCAAGCTCCGGCATGGCCCTTCATGAAGAGGCTTTCGATTCTCGTCCGGGCGAATCAATGACGCGAGCATTGGCTTGGGGAGTGGGACGCGCACGGCGAATAGCAACAGCCCATCACACTGAAAACCGCTCCATTGCTTGATGCCAGTTAGGCCCTGAGGGCCCTTGGTCATGGCTGGGTAATGAGGGCAGGCCCAGTCCACCAAGGGCCCACACCGTTGATTTAGTCCTGCTCGCCCCCTGCAAAGTCTTGCCGTTTCAAGCATGTGTTCCCAGCGCTTATCACCGCGCAAAAAACAGATAGCCGAACGTCCACACGCTCAGGATTTGCCGCTGAGGGCCCAAAAAAGCCCCACAAAGGGCCGGTAATGGCCGCCTGTGAGGCTGAGAAGGTGGAGCGCGGGATTCTTAATCTGGTGACAGGCCCTGTGTTTACTGGGGTTTCCGGCCATGTGGGACACATTCCGGGACACATTGGGCTGCCGCTGGGCCACTTGGGGCCTGCCCGGAGGGTTCTCAGAGGGCGGATTCTGGCCGCTCGCTGGGGGCACCGGGGGTAGTCGCGGCCCATCAGTTTCGAGGTGGGCTCTCAAATTTTTGCAGCAAAATCATTTGGCTCCCCTCGCTGGTACTATGGTGGCTTTTAGGAACCACTCAGAGGGACGCAGGTGAGATTCGTAGCGATGGCTTTGCTTTTATGTGTTGGGGCCGCAGATGCCCAGGCCGCAGTGAATGGGCGGTTCAGACAAGTGGGTATTGGCACGATGGGATGCGGGGAGTTTGTCCGTGCGGCTAACGACAACATCATCCAGGACGCCGTAGGGATATGGTTGAGTGGCTACTTCACGGCCTACAACAACGTGACGGACGGCACCGATGATGTGACCAAAAAGACTGGCCCCGATGACTGGACCCTCTGGATACAGCGCTGGTGCAAACAGAATCCACTGAACAACGTAGGCAGTGGCGCTGAGGCTTTGCTGATGACCTTGAGGGCTGATGCGACCCATCTACCTTCTGCTCATAAAGGAAGGTGATGGTGATGGTCCTCTATTAAGGACCACTAGAGATGAATCAGTGACTGCATCTCCATGATAGACCATTAGGAAACCTCAGTTAGCCCCCCTACCCCCCATAAAGAGAGTGGAGAGGTAAGGTTCCCAATGGTCATCATCATCAGCAGTCAAGCCATGACGGACACACTGAGGTTTCCCTACAGTCCGAACAGTGTCCGGCACCACGTAAGCCGTGATGTAGCCCCCGGATAAACGTCTCCGTCATCCTATTGTGGTCCCTCGGAGACTTGGGGGCGAACGTGCAGGGAACGGGCTCTCATCTTGACAGCCCCGTCAATGAACTGGAGGAGATCTTCTGCGCACCAAGGTTTCAGGAAAAAAACCGCATTAGACGGAAGCTTCTCCTCACTGACATCACTGCCTGACATTAAAAGCGCAGGGGTATCTGGCCAGCGTTCATGGTATATCGAGATGAATTCCGCCCCGCGAATGTCTCCAGGGACAAGATGATCAACAATGAGGGCCAAGCACGGAGCAACATCCTGGCAGTATGCAAGGGCTTCGTCGCAGGTAGGAAAGGCTCGGCACTCTGCCCCAACCTCCCCCACAATCTCCACCACCAGGTTACGGAGAAGGGGGTCGTCTTCGACGATGATGATCTCTTTGGGGTCCGCCAATGCCGGCACGGGTTGGTTAAGCATGGGGCTCCTCCTAGATGAACCAGTGTTTCACCGAAGGTCGGCTGCGTCCAATCATTTAGTACATCTTTTAACGGGAGCCCGCGTTGCTGCCCATCCAGCCTTTTGCACGCTGAGGTCGGCCCAGTACGTGGCCCATGAACCTCTTCAATTCAGCATCCATGTTCTTGGTCCGCATCTCCTGGACAGCCTTGTCGTTGTCCCGAGCCATGTGGTCTACCCAGTACGCCACTGCCATCGCCAGGGCATCGAGCCGGTCATCATGTGACAGGGCCCCACGGTCGCGTGTGAGGCGCGTGAGCTGGTAGAACAAGCTGTACTTGATGTCTGCCTGCGCCGACTCAAAGTCCCGCTCAATCAGCCTCTGGTCCACAATGAGACGATGCTGCGTAAGAACGGGTTCCAGGGTGTCGATGATGCGCTGCTCTTTCTGCTGCGAGTGCTTCACCTCTTCGACCAAGCAGCGGTGATGCTTCTGCAAGATCGGCTGGAAGAGCTTGGTGTACATGCCGTCACCGAAGTTGGCTTCGATGATGATGTGGTTCGCTTGGTGCGCCTTGGCGATCTTGGCGAGCGTCTCCAGTGTTTCATCGGAGTAGCCACCACGGAGGCCCCCAGCGGCCACCAGGAACAAGTTGCCCATGAGGACTTTCACTACGGCATAGCCGGTTTCGTCTTGACCACGGCCCGAGGGGTCAATAGCCATGACGCATCCGGTGTACTCGCTCATCTCGCTGGCGTGCCACATAGGCCGGTAGAAACGGTCCCCGGTGAGCGCAACGGTGGGCATATCGTTGATGCAGAGTTCAGGCGATGCAGCCCAGGCCAACTTGACGTGAGCCATGATCGGGTTGAGGTTCATCACCATCAGGTCTTGGACCTTGAGCGGGAACTTGTCACCGTCACTGAGGCTGGTGTCCAACATGAACTGGAGGGCGAAGCCTGCGCGACCATAGGAGGCCATACGCTCCATCAGGTCTTTCTCATCGAACCTTCGTGGGTCCGATGGCTTGCCCGATAGTGTTGGGTCCGCTTCCATCGCTTGCGTGATGAATGGGGCCAGGCTGCCCTTGTAGTGCGGCACCTTCTGGAGTGTCGGGTACAGCGCGGGCCACACGCGGATTTCATAGCCGCGTTCGGGGAGCCGGTTATACAAGGACATCTCACACTGAGGTGTGCCCAGGTAGATGATGCGTGCCGACTGGAGCGGCTTGAGGATCGCATCGAATTCCTTCACGGCCTCGGAAAGCTTGTCCCGCATCATCTGCGTGGCAGAGTTGTTCGGGATTTCGATGTCGTCCGCAATGATGATGTCAGCACGGGAACCAGTGATCTGACCCATGATGCCCACGGACTTAACCGAAGGGGACTGGTCAGGCAGCGCGGGGGCGACCTCAAACGCTACCATCTTGTCGATCTGATCCGGCCCCGGCTTGAGGTGCTGGAGCAAAGGCATTTCGTGGATGAGGCGTTTGACGAAGGTGGAGAAGGCATCGGCGCGTGCGCTGGAGGCGGACACTACCAGGATGCGGAGTTGGGGATTTCGCCACAGGAGCCAGCACACGAACGCGGCTGTGACCCATGACTTGCCCACTCCTCGGAAGGCTTCAATGACGCATCGCCGGGGACCATGTTGCAGGTATCGGGCGATGTCGTATTGGACGGGGGTGGGTTCAGGGAGGTTTAGGTGTTTCCACACCAAGTAGATAAACTTTCGAAAATCCTCCTGGGCGGGATGGACTTTAACGCGGTCAGCCATACGGCAAAGAAACTCCTTGGGCCCACGCAGGAACGAGCCAAGGCAAAACCGTAAGGCAGCCCAGGACGCGCCTGGGGGCACCTGTTATTGTTTTATGGATTGGTTAGAAATAAAATCTGAGCTTACGCCCATCAACTACATAGCAGGGATGAAATGAACGCTCGCTTAAAGGAACAAAACACTCAACTCCCGCCCGCATTTCACTCTAGCTATGAAGCTTGTTTCACCGCACACGACATCGCTGTACAAATGCTAAAGTCGGGCATGGAGCAAAGAATATTTGACATCCCGATTGACAATGAATACCTCCGAGCGCACGAAGTCCCGGTAGAAGACATTTCAACTTGGCTAGACAGCATTGCAGACAAGTCAAAAATCCCAGACCTACTCATAAGCAGGATGTTCCCAGCTATCCTTTCCGACATGCTTCATTATGTATTTGAAGCACTAGAAGCTTCACGTAAAGGGAAGCTCGCCGTAGCCTACACACTACTGCGCAAACCGTTGCAGGATAATTTATTTGTTCTAGAAGCAATTGTTGATGACCGCGACTCATTTGCTGAAAAATTCTCATATTCCCCGCCGAAGCTCGACCACGGTAAGAATGGTGGCCTTGATGGACACAGGGCGAGAATCCAGAGAGTACTCGACAAGATGGGTAAGGCTGATGCATTCAATGCTGATTTCCTTACCCAGTTGAGATACGATAAAAGCAACTCTGATAGCTTTGACGGATTTTGCAACAAAGCCACGCACTTGTTTACAACAAAAACAGCAATCGTAACCAAACCCTATCAAGCGAATTTCATTTTCTCTTCTTATCGAGACACGGTTAGCCAGTGGTCCTACCTTTACAGCAGATTGCCTTACGTCCTTCTGTACTGCATATCAATCCTAGAACACATATCTGGAAGATTCGCACTCACCCCAGCAGACTACTCAAATGACATGGATAGAAGACTGAGCGCTGGCTACATATTGAGCCTCACCGCTGTTATCGATGAATTTAAATCAGACCATCTATACGCCCTCGCAGAGTCAAAACTTGGCTGGCTTTACAAGCACTGCGAAGAATCTGAATTCCCCTTTGATGACACTGAAAGCATAGATATAGAAGCTCTGATTAGGATGGCGGAAACGGGGGCTTTTCCTGGCGAATCAGAAGAGAGAGTCCAAATACGCGATACTTTTTATCGCGAGTTAAGCGAAGCACTCAAAGCTGAATATGAGAAGCTAGCGTGACAACGTAACTACATTGTCATCGTCAAACACTGGGAGGTCGCTAAGGTCTCCCATTGTGGTTCCCTTGGGGGCCAGGGATTCAATCTTGTTGTCTTTCAGGAACTGGCGGATGACGTTGAGATAGGCCGGTGCAGGTGGCGAGCGCACTAGCTTTCCATCCTCCATCACGCCTTCGCCGTCGATGGTCACGGGGACACCCCGCATGATTTCGAGGCACCACACGGCGAACTCGTTGTGGACTACTGCAAGTTCCTTTTCGGTTGCTCTATCCGAGGACATGGTGGACCACCATTTCGAGTGCTTTAGGGAAGCCGAGGTAGTTCACGGCCATGGTGATAGCTACGCCCAAGGCGAGCCATTTGATTTGAGTGAGGTTGTCCTGGATGTTGGTCAGGGCCTCATTCAAGGCTTCGGTCATCTTCTGGACCACGCCCAGTTCTTTTTCTTGCGCCTCCACGCGGACCTCAAGACGGGTCACGCGGCGGTCGATTGTTTCGCTCATTGTTGTTTTCCAAGTAGTGCCCCCGGTCTCCCGAGGGCGAATCAGTTAAGAGGTTGTGGTGGTCTGGACCCACAGGGCCGTTTGGGCTTCCCCGGAAAGCTTGAGCGCCTCCTGGAGTTCGGCCTTGGTGGCCTGGATGGTGCTGTTGTCCGCAAGTACCCAAGTGATGGTATCGGTGTCGCTCAAGGCCACGATGGACCTAGCCATGCGGTTTTGGCTGGCCTCATCGCCGTTGAAGGTGTTACCTGCCGTGGTGGTCACGGTGATAGCTGCCACAGCATCGGCGCGGCTCAGAATGAACTCCATCCGCGTAGTGGAACTGGTGACAGCGAAGTCCCCCACAGTCCCGAAGTCCCCAGCTACTGCGCGGGTGAAAAGCTCGCGCCCGTAGTCGTGAGGATCATCTTGAGTAGCTGTGAAGGGAGCATCGCCAATGCCCGTGAATGTGACTGTCAGGGTCACTGCGGTCTTGTCCGCATTGGCGTAGATTGGGCTTGAAGCGGCGGTGTATACCGCGGAAGTGGTGTCAGTCATTACGCAACTCGCAACATAACGGTGGCCTTGTAGCCGGAGGATAAGTAGCCGCAGACCATCCAAGTGCCGGCTGCTGTGACGGAGGATTGATAGTTGTACGCCCCGTAGTAGATACCGGAGCCCGCCAACAAGGTGCCTGGGGCGTAATTACCGCTGGCCCACATGAAGGCGTAGGTGCCTACCCCACCGACCGCTAAGTTGCCAATTTTGGTGGCGAAGTTGGTGTCCGTGAGGATGTCCCCGAAGTCGGTTGAATCCACCGTTGCCCGGAGCCCGGAACCGGACCAGCCGAGTTTCACCACGTTTGTAAGCTGGTTCAGCCCGGTGCCCTGCTGTACGGGCGTGTAGCCCAGCGCGCCCTGGTAGTTCGCAGGATTGAAGTTCGCGGAGGTGTACAGGGCGTACCAAGCGGACCATGTGGTTTCACCCGTGGCGTATCGGTAGAAACGCTCAGTGCCAGCAGAGAACTCCTGAATGATGCCCGTCAATGCAGAAGAGTCCTTCCACTGCCCATGGACCGTGAGGACACCGTAGGTAGGGTCTCCGACACCTGGGATATTCAGGCCACTCGGGCCGCCCCCAATAAAGCCCACGCGGGTTCCTGTGCCATACAAATCAGCAGGCGTTGCGGTGGCCATAGTGGTTTGCCGGAAATCCACTACCGCTCCCAGTCCGTATGTCAGATGAGACGGGAAGTATTCCAATCCTGTTTCCGTGGAGTTCTGGCGTAGAGCCTGGAGCGCCTCACCAGACGCTGCAGGGAGCTTCATGCTCGCGGCATACCCGGCTGCCTGCTGCTCAGACGTTGCGGCATTGGTCTCGCTGGCTTTCGCAGCGGCCTGAGAGGCGGCACTGGCTGTCTCCGATGCCGAAGCTGCGGCTGCCGAGTTCGCGGCATTGGTTTCGCTTGTTTTGGCAGCAGCCTGGGAAGCTGAGGTTGCGGCTTCTGCGGCCTGAGTGATGGTATTGAGGTCGTTCACAGCAGTCGTGTGAATCGCCTCCAGGTCACTGTTGGCGGCTGTACGGATAGCCGTGGTCTTGTCGATGGAGTCCTGCTCAATCGCAAGCATGGTGTTCTTGAAGTTGACGTTCATGTAGTTGAGCGTCATCAGGTCTTGCGCATCTACAGGGTCTGCGAAGTCAGTGCCACGGACACCTTGCCCATCCCATACGCCATCAGCGGTCAGGTGGATGCTGGCCTGGGTGCCGTCATACGCCTCCTGGGCGCAGTACAAGTTGTACGTGACCATCAGGTCCAGGTCGGCTTCCAGGAGCGTGGAGCCATCCTGGAAAGAAACAATGGCGGAATCCTTGGGAGTGATCCGACGAATCTCGACCACGCCACCAGCGGAAGGCGCGGAGGCGATCTTGATGGTGTACGAATCTACCCAAGTGAAGTCCGTGACCACTGTGTCCACGGACACCTGGATATGGGCTGTGTCCAGGTAGGGGAAGTTGAAGGGGAAGTTTGTGGTTGCTCCGTCCGCTTTCAACTGGACGTAGCTGTAGGGTGTGTAAGCCAAATAGAGGGTTCCAAAAAAGAAAACCCCAGCCGAAGCCGGGGTTCCCGTTGAGGTGGTTATGTCAGTGCTGCTTCGAGCCGGTTGGGTAGTCGTTGGCGATCATGTTCAACATGGTGCTAACGAGCGCTACGTTGTTCAGCGGCAGGAGTCGAGCCCAGTTCTTGATGTCCGAAGCGGACGTTTGGGAGTCATCAGAGAGCCCGTTCTTGACGAGCTTCTTCATGGAGATGAGGCCGTTGATGGCCTGATAGGTTGGGTTGGAGACAAAGCTGGACAGGTCGCTGGTGGTCCGCATCCCCGAGAACAGCGGGTACGGAGACACCGTGTCATAGAGGTTAGGCAGAAGAGAAGCCTGAGAAATTTTGCCGAAGCTGTTGGCCACAATCTGGCCGGGGGCCATACGCTGGTCCAGGAACTTCTGGCGGTTCTCCTCATCCATCCCCATGGAATCCAGCATGGTCCGGCCCATGTAGGTCAGGCTCGCCAGGAATCCCCCGTGCAGGACAGTGGACAACGTGGCCCAGTCCCGGTGGTTCGCGGCGAAGAGCATGGACTTGTTCCAGCCGTGCATGGTGAAGGCCATGAACTGGAACATGGCTTTTCCTAGTGTGGTCCCCATGAGTGGAATCATGGAGCTAAGGTCGTTCTCCTGGATGACACGGCGAGACTCACGGTGCATCGCAGTCATGAACCTGGAGTAGTTCTCAGGGGAGTCCTTAACCCAGGCCCCGAAGTCCAGCTTATGGGACGGCCCGAAGGCACCATTCCGGGGAGTGCTGTACTTCTTGAGGTCCGCCAGAACGCCGCTCGCTTGTTCTCTGCTCATCCCCATCCAGGCCAGTCGGTCATCGGTGAGGAGCTTGGACGCCGCACCATTGGCGTGATTGACCCAGTGATTCACCAGGGCGATAGCGTGGATGCGCTTCTGCTGGATCATGAGCGGTGTCATGCCGGTGTAGTCCAGGACGCCTTTGGCGACCTTGCGTAGCCCGTTGTCCACGGCATCCAGCTTGCGGTTGAACGCGGTGTCACCGTT
This window of the Pseudomonas mosselii genome carries:
- a CDS encoding HdeA/HdeB family chaperone; this encodes MALLLCVGAADAQAAVNGRFRQVGIGTMGCGEFVRAANDNIIQDAVGIWLSGYFTAYNNVTDGTDDVTKKTGPDDWTLWIQRWCKQNPLNNVGSGAEALLMTLRADATHLPSAHKGR
- a CDS encoding response regulator, producing MLNQPVPALADPKEIIIVEDDPLLRNLVVEIVGEVGAECRAFPTCDEALAYCQDVAPCLALIVDHLVPGDIRGAEFISIYHERWPDTPALLMSGSDVSEEKLPSNAVFFLKPWCAEDLLQFIDGAVKMRARSLHVRPQVSEGPQ
- the terL gene encoding phage terminase large subunit, with product MADRVKVHPAQEDFRKFIYLVWKHLNLPEPTPVQYDIARYLQHGPRRCVIEAFRGVGKSWVTAAFVCWLLWRNPQLRILVVSASSARADAFSTFVKRLIHEMPLLQHLKPGPDQIDKMVAFEVAPALPDQSPSVKSVGIMGQITGSRADIIIADDIEIPNNSATQMMRDKLSEAVKEFDAILKPLQSARIIYLGTPQCEMSLYNRLPERGYEIRVWPALYPTLQKVPHYKGSLAPFITQAMEADPTLSGKPSDPRRFDEKDLMERMASYGRAGFALQFMLDTSLSDGDKFPLKVQDLMVMNLNPIMAHVKLAWAASPELCINDMPTVALTGDRFYRPMWHASEMSEYTGCVMAIDPSGRGQDETGYAVVKVLMGNLFLVAAGGLRGGYSDETLETLAKIAKAHQANHIIIEANFGDGMYTKLFQPILQKHHRCLVEEVKHSQQKEQRIIDTLEPVLTQHRLIVDQRLIERDFESAQADIKYSLFYQLTRLTRDRGALSHDDRLDALAMAVAYWVDHMARDNDKAVQEMRTKNMDAELKRFMGHVLGRPQRAKGWMGSNAGSR
- a CDS encoding DUF4376 domain-containing protein, translating into MTDTTSAVYTAASSPIYANADKTAVTLTVTFTGIGDAPFTATQDDPHDYGRELFTRAVAGDFGTVGDFAVTSSTTRMEFILSRADAVAAITVTTTAGNTFNGDEASQNRMARSIVALSDTDTITWVLADNSTIQATKAELQEALKLSGEAQTALWVQTTTTS
- a CDS encoding phage tail fiber domain-containing protein — its product is MAYTPYSYVQLKADGATTNFPFNFPYLDTAHIQVSVDTVVTDFTWVDSYTIKIASAPSAGGVVEIRRITPKDSAIVSFQDGSTLLEADLDLMVTYNLYCAQEAYDGTQASIHLTADGVWDGQGVRGTDFADPVDAQDLMTLNYMNVNFKNTMLAIEQDSIDKTTAIRTAANSDLEAIHTTAVNDLNTITQAAEAATSASQAAAKTSETNAANSAAAASASETASAASQAAAKASETNAATSEQQAAGYAASMKLPAASGEALQALRQNSTETGLEYFPSHLTYGLGAVVDFRQTTMATATPADLYGTGTRVGFIGGGPSGLNIPGVGDPTYGVLTVHGQWKDSSALTGIIQEFSAGTERFYRYATGETTWSAWYALYTSANFNPANYQGALGYTPVQQGTGLNQLTNVVKLGWSGSGLRATVDSTDFGDILTDTNFATKIGNLAVGGVGTYAFMWASGNYAPGTLLAGSGIYYGAYNYQSSVTAAGTWMVCGYLSSGYKATVMLRVA